A region of the Agromyces sp. CF514 genome:
CCGTCCGGCGGACGCGACGCTCGGCCGGCCTTGATCCGTCGATGTTCGCCCTTCGTCACCGGGGCGGGGGCGAAGATCGACGGATCACGTGGGCATGCCGTGACGGACGAGGGCCGGTCCGCGTTCGCACGGCAGCGGACGGATGCCGCGGGCGGCCGTCAGCGGCGTGATCGCGAGTCTGCGGTGTCGGGCGTCCGGTCTGCCGCCTCTGCGCGGTCGGCGACCTCGGCTGCGTTCTGCCCAGCTGCCCAGGACGCCCGCCCGGAGTTCTCGGACGCCCGCCCCGCGGCATCCGTCCGGCTGACCGGGAGCTTCGGCAGGGGGATGGGCGAGGTCATCGCGACCTCGTCGGAGAAGTCCTCGGGGCCGGCCTCCACGACGGCCACCGCGCCGGTCGGCAGTGCGACGCGGTCGCCGTCGGCGATGGCGTCGGTGGCCGCGGCCCAGGCCACGCCGAAACGCCAGGGCCGCTGCGGCACGCGCGTGATGCGCAGCCCGCGCGCGACGACGAGCCACCCGACGCCGATGCCGAGCGACACGAACGACGCGAGAGCGCCGGCGCCGAGCGCCCAACGGGGGCCCGCGGCATCCGCGACCCACCCGACGATGGGCGCGCCCACGAGGGTCGAGCCCATGAGCACGGCGGTGTAGAGCGCCATGACCCGGCCGCGCACCGAGGCGTCGGTCGTGGTCTGCACGTATCCGTTGGCGGTGGTGAGGAGGGTGACCGTGCAGAAGCCGATGAACACGGTCGAGGCGGCGAACGTCGCGTAGGTCGGCATGAGCGAGGCGACGACCATCGCGACGCCGAGCGCGCCGACGCTGATGACGACGACCCGCAGCCGCGCCCGAGAACGGCGGGCGGCGAGCAGGGCGGCGGTGAGCGACCCGATCGCGAGGATCGACGAGAGGATGCCGTACTCGCCCGCGCCCTCGCCGAACATGACCGCCATGGTCGACGAGAAGATCGGGAAGTTCATGGCGAACGCGCCGACGAGGAACACGATCGTCATGACCACGACGAGGTCGGAACGCCCGGCGACGTACCGGAACCCCTGCACGAGCGCGTTGCCCTCGCGGGGTCGGCGCGGGTGCCGGATCAGCTCGCGCTCGCGCATGGCGAGCAGGGCCCCGATGAGGGCGAGGAACGTCACCCCGTTGATGAGGAACACCCAGCCGGAGCCCACGAGCACGATGAGCCCGCCCGCCACGGCCGGGCCGATGAGGCGTGCGACGTTGAAGGAGGCCGCGTTCAGGGCGACCGCGTTCGAGGCGTTCGGGCCGCTCACGAGGTCGGAGACGAAGGTCTGGCGCGCGGGTGCGTCGAAGGCCGACGTGATGCCGAACGCGAGCGCGAAGGCGTAGAGGTGCCAGAGCTCGGCGTGCCCTGCGAGCAGCAGCAGGCCGAGGCCGAACGCGAGCAGCATGAGCACGGTCTGCGTGACCAGGAGCACCTTGCGGCGGTCGAACCGGTCGATGACGGCGCCGGTGATCGGCACGAGCAGCAACTGCGGGCCGAACTGCAGCGCCATGGTGGTGCCGACCGCGGCGGCGTTGTTGTCGGTCATCTCGGTGAGCACGACCCAGTCCTGGGTGGTGGACTGCATCCACCCGCCCACGTTCGAGACGATCGCGCCGATGAACCACAACCGGTAGTTGCGGCCCGCGAGCGATCGGAACATCGCGCTCACCTGGTGGCGATCCGATCCATGATCTCGGATGCCGCGATGAGCGTCGTGCGTTCCGCCTCGGTGAGTTCGTGCATGCGCTCGGCGAGCCAGGCGTTGCGCTTGTGCAGGGTCGCGGCGACGATCTCGCGGCCGGAGTCGGTGGCCGTGATGTTCGTCTTGCGGCGGTCGACGGCGTCGGGCGTGCGCACGACGTGCCCTTCGGTCTCGAGGCAGTCGACCGTGCGGTTCATCGAGGGTGCGCTGATGCGCTCGGCCTCGGCGAGTTCGGAGAGGGTCATCGACCCGTGCTTCGACAGGTGCATGAGCACGGTCATCTGACTGTCGGTGACGCGGTCGTCGGACTTCTGCGCGCGCAGGCGGCGTGAGAGGCGCACGGCCGCGAGTCGCACCTGCGAGGCGGCCTGGTCCTGGACGTCGGTCATAGATGGTTAGCATAGCTCATTAGCGTTGCTAAAGAAATGCAGAGCCGGGACGGATGCCGCGGGCGCGACGCACGATGGAAACAGCCCCGAAACGGCGGGTTGGAATGCTCTCGTCATGGCGACACTCTTCGACGGATATGCCACCGCGGGCACGAACCGGGCCGGGCGAAGGCGGCGCGCCGGGCGCCCGTGGGATGAGATGTTCCCCGACGGCGAGGCCGGCGCGCGCGAGCCGTACCGAGAGCTCTACCGGGCGCTCGCCCGCATGTCGCAGGACGAACTGCGCGGCCGCACCGACGCGCTCGCGAGCTCGTACCTCGCGCAGGGCGTGACGTTCGACTTCGCGGGCGAGGAGCGCCCGTTCCCCCTCGACGCCGTGCCGCGCGTGATCGCCGCGTCCGACTGGGAGCGCGCAGAGACTGGCGTCGCCCAGCGCGTGCGGGCGCTCGAGGCCTTCCTCGCCGACGTGTACGGGCCGCAACGGGCCGTCGCCGACGGCGTGATCCCTGCAGCCCTCATCAGTTCGTCGACGCACTACCACCGCCAGGCCGCGGGCATCGTGAGCGCGAACGGGGTGCGCATCCACGTGGCGGGCATCGACCTGATCCGCGACGAGCTCGGCGACTGGCGGGTGCTCGAAGACAACGTGCGCGTGCCGAGCGGAGTGAGCTACGTCATCTCCAACCGACGCGTGATGGCGCAGACCCTGCCCGAGCTGTTCACCTCCATGCGCGTGCGGCCGGTGGGGGAGTACCCGAACCGGCTGCTGCAGGCCCTTCGGGCGAGCGCGCCCGAGGGCATCGAGGACCCGACGGTCGTCGTGCTCACGCCCGGCGTGCACAACTCGGCGTACTACGAGCACACGCTGCTCGCCCGGCTCATGGGGGTCGAGCTCGTCGAGGGTCGCGACCTGTTCAGCTCGGGCGGCCGCATCTGGATGCACACGACCGCCGGCCCGACCCGCGTCGACGTCATCTACCGCCGCGTCGACGACGAGTTCCTCGACCCGCAGCAGTTCCGGCCCGACTCGGTGCTCGGCGCGCCCGGGCTCATGCTCGCGGCGCGCCTCGGCCATGTCACCATCGCGAACGCCGTGGGCAACGGCGTCGCCGACGACAAGCTCGTCTACACCTACGTGCCCGACCTCATCCGCTACTACCTGGGTGAGGAGCCCGTGCTCCCGAACGTCGACACCTGGCGCCTCGAGGAGCCCGAGGCGCTCGCCGAGGTGCTCGACCGGCTCGACGAGCTCGTCGTGAAACCCGTCGACGGGTCGGGCGGCAAGGGCCTCGTCATCGGTCCGGATGCCTCGAAGGGCGAACTCGACGAGCTGCGCATGCGACTGCTCGCCGACCCGCGCGGCTGGATCGCGCAGCCCGTCGTGCAGCTCTCGACGATCCCGACGCTCGTCGAGGACGGCCTGCGCCCCCGTCACGCCGACCTCCGCCCCTTCGCCGTCAACGACGGCGACGAGGTGTGGGTGCTGCCCGGCGGCCTCACCCGCGTGGCCCTGCCCGAGGGCCGGCTCGTCGTGAACTCCAGCCAGGGCGGCGGCTCGAAGGACACCTGGGTGCTCGAGACGCGCGTGGCCCCGCTGGTCGACACCGGCGGGTTCCCGGTGATGCCTGGGCTCGCCGACACGACGCACCGCTCGGTCGGGGCGCTCGTGGCCGACCAGGCCTCGCCGAACACGCCTGCCGCGACCGGGCTGCACGGCACCCACGCCGTCGTCGGCGAGACCCGAACCGGCTCGGGCGAGACGCGCACGGCGTCGCCCGTGACCGCATCCCCGCAGGACGCGGACGCCCCGGTGCGCCAGCAGCAACAGCAGCAGCAACAGCAGCAGCGGATGCCGCGGCATCCGCTCGTCGAAGGCAGGGAGGGCACATCATGCTGAGCCGCATCGCCGAGTCGCTGTTCTGGATCGGCCGCTACATCGAACGCAGCGACGGCACCGCGCGCATCCTCGACGTGCACCTCCAGCTGCTGCTCGAGGATCCGTGGATCGACGAGGACACCGCGTGCCGATCCCTGCTGAGCGTCATGGGCAGCGAGGTCGAGTCCGACGATCGGCTCGGTCGCGACGACGTGATCGCCCTGCTCGCGGTGGACCGCAAGCATCCGGCGTCGATCGCGCACTCGGTCGCCGCGGCGCGCGAGAACGCGAGACGGGCGCGCGAGATCGTCTCGACCGAGCTGTGGGAGGCGCTGAACCACACGAACGCGCGCATGCCGCACCGGGTCGCGAGCGACAAGACGCACGAGTTCTTCCGCTGGGTGCGCGACCGCTCGGCGCTCGCGATCGGCGTCGTCGACTCGGCGACCAGCCGCGACGAGGCCTGGCACTTCTTCGCCCTCGGGCGGGCGATCGAACGCGCCGACATGACGGCGCGACTGCTCGCGACCCGATCGCTCACCGAGGCGAGCGGCCCGAGCTGGACCACGATCCTCCGCAGCTGCGGCGGCTACGAGGCGTACCTGCGCAGCTACCGTGGCGTGCCCTCGACCGAGTCGGCGGCGGAGTTCCTGCTGCTCGACCGCCTGTTCCCGCGGTCGATCATCTCGAGCGTGATCCGCGCAGAGGAGTCGCTCCGCGAGATCGACCCCAGGGCGGGCCGCGTCGGCGTGACTGACCAGGCCAGGCGCCTGCTCGGCCAGATCAGGTCGGAGCTCGAGTACCGGCCGATCGCCGACATCCTCGTCGACCTCACCGGGCACATGGAGCAGTTGCAGGCCGTCACGTCGGCCACGAGCGAGGCGATCAGGGCGCGCTACTTCCCGACGAGCGTGGTTCCGGTCTGGATCGGGGAGGTCTCATGAGCCGCATGCGCATCGTGCACCGCACGGGCTTCACCTACGCGGAGCCGGCGACGGCCTCGTACAACGAGGCGCGCATGCTGCCGCACTCCGACGGGCACCAGTTCGTGCTGCAGTCGGGCCTCGACATCCGCCCTGGCGCGAGCCAGCACGCGTACCTCGACTACTGGGGCACGCGCGTGTCGACCTTCGAGGTGCTGACCCCGCACCAGGAGCTCTCCGTCACCGCGACGAGCCTCGTCGAGGTGCACGCCGCGCCCGCGCCGCGCAGCGAGCTCGGCTGGGACGAGCTCGCGGTCGCGGCCGCGTCGACCGTGACGCTCGTCGAGTCGAGCGGGCTCTCGCGGCAGACCGACCCGCCCGAGGAGGTGCGGGCGCTCGCCGCGGAGATCCGCGCCGAGGGCGGCGGCGTCGGCGAGACCGCGCTCGAGATCTGCCGGGCCGTCGGCTCGTCGATGGAGTACATGCGCGGGGTCACCGGCGTGCACTCGACCGCCGCCGAGGCCTGGGCCGAGCGCAAGGGCGTCTGCCAGGACATCACGCACGTCGCGCTCGGCGCGCTGCGCTCGGTCGGCATTCCCGCGCGCTACGTGTCGGGCTACCTGCACCCCGACCCCGAGGCATCCGTCGGCCAGACCGTCGTGGGCGAGTCGCACGCCTGGGTGGAATGGTACGCGGGGGAGTGGCGCGGCTACGACCCGACCAACCTCGTCGAGGTCGGCGACCGCCACGTGCTCGTCGGCCGCGGACGGGACTACGGCGACGTGCCGCCCCTGCGCGGGGTCTACGCGGGCCCCGGCGCGTCGGAGCTGTTCGTCTCGGTCGAGATCACGCGCGTGGCGTGACGCACGACGGGGCCCGCGCGACTCGGTCGCACGGGCCCCGTCGGTCTCACGGTCGGCTCACTCGCAGGTGAACCGCGCGTCCCCCCAGACGCCGTGAGCGCCGTTGATGCTTCCGGGCGCCTGCACGATCAGGTCGACGTACTGCACGCCGGTGAGATCGACCTCCACCTGCTCGGGCGCGAACCCGGGCGTGAACGTGCGCGACTGGTAGCGGTTCACGCCGTCGACGTCGACCTGGAAGATCACGTTGCCGGCGAAGCCCGCCTCCAACCCGACCGCCGAGGTGAAGGCGCTGCACGCCCCGCCCACGTAGTAGGTGATCTTCGAGGCGGCGTGCACGCCGAGGCCCTTGGCGTACGTCGGCTGCTCGCCCGTCGCGGGATCGGTGTAGTTCACCGCGAGCGGCACGTCGGGCGAGTCCGCGGCATCCTTGTTCGCCACGTCCTTGCCGATGACGCCCCACCCGTTCGTGGCGCTCTGCCACGGCACGTCGGAGGCCCACGCGGTGCCGCTCGGGGTCGCGGGCATGGGCTGGTCGACGACCTTCCAGTCGAAGATGCGCATCCGCGACTCGGTCGGCAGCACCACGTACTCGAGCTCCTTCGCCGGGTTCAGCCGAACGAGGTTCGAGTACACCTGGTACTTGCCCGTCGGGTACTCGTACACCGCGGGGTTCGTCGCGCTGTTGCGCCCGAGCGACGTGATCGCGACGCTCGAACCGCCGAGCCCCGAGGCCTGCAGCAGCCAGTTCGGGAAGTAGACGCCCTGCTTCGCGACCGTGCCGTCGGTGTAGTGCAGCTCGAGCTCGGGGCTCACTCCGCCGCCCGTGGCGGCGGAGGCGAGCACGGCGAGGTGCGTGCCCTGACCCGAGAGCGCGACGGTCTGGCCGGCCGGCGAGACCGAGTCGGCGGCACCGTCCGGGGCCGGCCACGTGTACCCGATCGCGGCGTCTCCCGTGCCGACGGTCACCGTCGACCCGGGCGTGACGCCGGCCCTGGCGAGCGCCTCGGCCGAGAAGCTCGCGCCGCCGCCGTCGAAGTCGCCGGCCTTCGCCGTCGAGAGCTCGGTGACCGAGTCCGCGTTGTACGCACCGGCGAGCGACCCGTACGCCACGTAGAGCTGGTTCGCCCCCGACACGGTGTTCGCCGTGCCCTTGGAGGTGTACGACGCCTCGACGGCGACCGTCTGCAGGTCGGCCGCTGCGGCATCCGTGATCTCGAAGACGAACTCGGCCTTCGCGGTGCCGCCCTGCTTCACGGTGCCGGGCTCGCCGCCGTTCGACGAGACGAGGGTCCAGCCCTCGGGGGCGACGGGCGTCAGCACGACCGCGTCCTTGGCCTTGCCGCCGGTGTTCGCGAAGGTGGCCGTCACCGTGGTCTGCTCGCCCTGGAACACGCGCTCCGCGAGGTCGACGGCGACGGATGCCGCGGCGACCTCCGCGTCCTGGCCGCCCACGCCGCTCGTGTCGGTGAGCGTGAGGCGGACCGAGTCGTCGGCGTCGACCGCGCCGGTCGAGATCACGACGACCCCGCCCGCCCGATCGGCGAGGTAGGTCCAACCGGGCGCGGCGTCGAGCGCGACGACGTCGTCGACGCGGGGCAGGGCGCGGTTGCCGAGCTTGACCTGCTTCGGCGCCGAGCCGGTGTGCGCCTCGACGCGATAGGGTCGCGCCTCGGCCATGCCCGCGTAGTCGCCGTCGCGCTCGCCGATCTCGATGCGCACCGTGCCCTTCTTGCCGGCCTTCGGCGCGTCGACCGAGAACGCCTGCGTGCTCGAGTCTCCGTCGGCGTAGGCCCGGGTCACCTTGTCGTCCTCGTACAGCGCGAAGCCGCTGTCGCCCTGCGGGTAGACCGAGAGCGTGATGGGCGAGTCCTCGGGCACGAGCGACGCGTTGCGGGCGACGACGCCCTGCGGCACCACGGCCCCTGCGCGCACGAAGATCGGCAGCCGGTCGAGCGGCGCCGGGTGCCCGTTGAGCACCTGTCCGCCCTCGTGCACGCGACCCGTCCAGTAGTCGACCCACTGATCGCCCGCGGGCAGGTAGATGCCGTTGCGAACGGTGGTCTTCGTGAAGACGGGGGCCACGAGGTAGTCGCCGCCGAGGAGGAACTCGTTGTTGGCCTCGACGCTGTACGCGCCGGGGTCGTGGGGGTACTCGAGCGCCACCGAGCGCATCATCGGCAGGCCGCTGCGGTGCGATTCGGCCGCGAGCGAGTAGATGTACGGCATGAGCTGCTGGCGCAGCTGCAGGTACGAGCGGTTGATCGCGGTCGCCTCGTCGCCGTAGAGCCACGGGCGCTTGTCGGTCGACGCCCACCCGCTCATCGAGTAGAGCGCAGGGGCGAACGCCTTCCACTGCAGGTCGCGCACGTAGCTCTCGGCCGACCCGCCGAAGATGCCGTCGACATCGCCCGTCGTGAACGGCAGGCCGGAGTTGCCCGCGCCCGTGAGCGCCGAGACCTGCCAGCGCACGGCGTCGAGGTTGCCGCTGTGGTCGCCCGTCCACTGCATGCCGCAGCGCTGCGAGCCTGCCCATCCCTCGACCATGAGCGAGGTGCCGCGGGCGTCGGAGTACTGCTCGATGCCCGCGTGCGCGGCCTCGCAGCCGGTCAGCGCGAGTCGGTAGCCCGACCCGACCCAGGCCACGTCGAGCTTGCGCAGGCGGATGCCCGCGTCGCCGACCTCCGACTCCTGCTCGGTCAGCGATCGCTGGGTCCAGAGTCCCGTCTTCAGGCCGGTCTCGGCGGCGATGGCGTCGACGGTCTGCGGCAGGTCCTGGTACTCGCAGCCGTAGCCGTCGTTCACGAGCATCCAGCCCGCCGGCATGTCGTTCTCGACGAAGTCCTTCGCGATCTCGAGCGCCTGCGGCGTCTTCAGCTTCGCCGGGTCGCGCGAGCCGGAGTAGGTGGGGCTCGACCGGTTGTAGCAGTCGGCGTCGCCGTACTCGAGGGCGTACACCGGCGGCATCATCGGGCGGCCCGTGAGCTTGGTGTACGAGTCGAGCGCGTGGGCGTAGTCGCCCACGAAGTAGTAGGCGTCGAAGCGCTGCTCGGCGTGGGTCGTCGTGTGCGCCGCGAAGTCGTAGCTGCCGGCGGCGAAGGTGTTCCGCAGCACGCCGTAGCCGTTCGAGGACATGTAGTACGGCACCGCGTTGGGGTATCCGTCGTCGTCCCAGTCGAAGTTCTTGGCCACGTTGATGGTCGCGCCCGTGTGGATCGAGCGGCCGTTCTGCATGCCGCCTCCGAGGAACTGCTCGCCCTCGACGCCCGCGAGGTGCTGGGTGGTCGAGCGGTCGCCGAAGCTCAGCGGTGCGGACTCCGACCAGACGACGTCGCCGCCGTCGCGCTTGAGCGTGGTGCTGCCGCTGGCGGGATCGACCTCGAGCTTCACCTTCGAGGTGGAGATGGTGATGGGCTTGCCCCGGCGCTCGCTCACCTTGACCGAGGCATGCGTGAAGTCGTCGGTGCCGACCACGATGTCCGCGGTGCGTGCGGGGTCGCCTTCCGGCGTGTTCGCGGGGTCGGTGAACTCGCCGGTCGGCGAGGCCTCGAGCCGCAGGGTCTCGGCGTCGAGGAACGTGACCCGGTAGGCGCCGCGCTCGGCCTCGAGCGTGACCGTCGATCCGTCGCGTTCGACGCCGGTGATGGCGCCCAGGGTCTTGCCGGCGTCGTCCACGGGGACTTCGGGACTCACCGGCTTCGGCGTGATCGGCGTGGGCGCGCTCGCCGCGGCCGAGGCCGGTTGGGCGGTGCCGATCGTGAAGGTGATCGCGCTGAGGCCGGTGATCGCGACGAGGGTCGCGAGGCCCAGTGCGGTGGTGCGCCGGGCTCTGCCGACGGCGGGTGTTCGAGACTGCTGCATCGTTGCTCGCATTCTTCAGATTGATAGTTTGTGACGTTTAGAGCGGCCAAACGCTCAAATCAGATCACTTTAAGATCACCCCCGTCAAGGGGACACGCACGATCGACGCGAAGGTCGCACCTGTCGAGCGGATGCCGCGCCTGCCATGATGTGCGCATGCCGACGTTCACCGATGCGCACGGGGTCCACATCCACTACCAGGCGTGGCGGGTGCCCGAGCCGACCGCGGTGGTGCAGCTCGCGCACGGCGT
Encoded here:
- a CDS encoding MFS transporter gives rise to the protein MFRSLAGRNYRLWFIGAIVSNVGGWMQSTTQDWVVLTEMTDNNAAAVGTTMALQFGPQLLLVPITGAVIDRFDRRKVLLVTQTVLMLLAFGLGLLLLAGHAELWHLYAFALAFGITSAFDAPARQTFVSDLVSGPNASNAVALNAASFNVARLIGPAVAGGLIVLVGSGWVFLINGVTFLALIGALLAMRERELIRHPRRPREGNALVQGFRYVAGRSDLVVVMTIVFLVGAFAMNFPIFSSTMAVMFGEGAGEYGILSSILAIGSLTAALLAARRSRARLRVVVISVGALGVAMVVASLMPTYATFAASTVFIGFCTVTLLTTANGYVQTTTDASVRGRVMALYTAVLMGSTLVGAPIVGWVADAAGPRWALGAGALASFVSLGIGVGWLVVARGLRITRVPQRPWRFGVAWAAATDAIADGDRVALPTGAVAVVEAGPEDFSDEVAMTSPIPLPKLPVSRTDAAGRASENSGRASWAAGQNAAEVADRAEAADRTPDTADSRSRR
- a CDS encoding MarR family winged helix-turn-helix transcriptional regulator, whose amino-acid sequence is MTDVQDQAASQVRLAAVRLSRRLRAQKSDDRVTDSQMTVLMHLSKHGSMTLSELAEAERISAPSMNRTVDCLETEGHVVRTPDAVDRRKTNITATDSGREIVAATLHKRNAWLAERMHELTEAERTTLIAASEIMDRIATR
- a CDS encoding circularly permuted type 2 ATP-grasp protein, which codes for MATLFDGYATAGTNRAGRRRRAGRPWDEMFPDGEAGAREPYRELYRALARMSQDELRGRTDALASSYLAQGVTFDFAGEERPFPLDAVPRVIAASDWERAETGVAQRVRALEAFLADVYGPQRAVADGVIPAALISSSTHYHRQAAGIVSANGVRIHVAGIDLIRDELGDWRVLEDNVRVPSGVSYVISNRRVMAQTLPELFTSMRVRPVGEYPNRLLQALRASAPEGIEDPTVVVLTPGVHNSAYYEHTLLARLMGVELVEGRDLFSSGGRIWMHTTAGPTRVDVIYRRVDDEFLDPQQFRPDSVLGAPGLMLAARLGHVTIANAVGNGVADDKLVYTYVPDLIRYYLGEEPVLPNVDTWRLEEPEALAEVLDRLDELVVKPVDGSGGKGLVIGPDASKGELDELRMRLLADPRGWIAQPVVQLSTIPTLVEDGLRPRHADLRPFAVNDGDEVWVLPGGLTRVALPEGRLVVNSSQGGGSKDTWVLETRVAPLVDTGGFPVMPGLADTTHRSVGALVADQASPNTPAATGLHGTHAVVGETRTGSGETRTASPVTASPQDADAPVRQQQQQQQQQQRMPRHPLVEGREGTSC
- a CDS encoding alpha-E domain-containing protein; the protein is MLSRIAESLFWIGRYIERSDGTARILDVHLQLLLEDPWIDEDTACRSLLSVMGSEVESDDRLGRDDVIALLAVDRKHPASIAHSVAAARENARRAREIVSTELWEALNHTNARMPHRVASDKTHEFFRWVRDRSALAIGVVDSATSRDEAWHFFALGRAIERADMTARLLATRSLTEASGPSWTTILRSCGGYEAYLRSYRGVPSTESAAEFLLLDRLFPRSIISSVIRAEESLREIDPRAGRVGVTDQARRLLGQIRSELEYRPIADILVDLTGHMEQLQAVTSATSEAIRARYFPTSVVPVWIGEVS
- a CDS encoding transglutaminase family protein yields the protein MSRMRIVHRTGFTYAEPATASYNEARMLPHSDGHQFVLQSGLDIRPGASQHAYLDYWGTRVSTFEVLTPHQELSVTATSLVEVHAAPAPRSELGWDELAVAAASTVTLVESSGLSRQTDPPEEVRALAAEIRAEGGGVGETALEICRAVGSSMEYMRGVTGVHSTAAEAWAERKGVCQDITHVALGALRSVGIPARYVSGYLHPDPEASVGQTVVGESHAWVEWYAGEWRGYDPTNLVEVGDRHVLVGRGRDYGDVPPLRGVYAGPGASELFVSVEITRVA
- a CDS encoding NPCBM/NEW2 domain-containing protein, with the protein product MQQSRTPAVGRARRTTALGLATLVAITGLSAITFTIGTAQPASAAASAPTPITPKPVSPEVPVDDAGKTLGAITGVERDGSTVTLEAERGAYRVTFLDAETLRLEASPTGEFTDPANTPEGDPARTADIVVGTDDFTHASVKVSERRGKPITISTSKVKLEVDPASGSTTLKRDGGDVVWSESAPLSFGDRSTTQHLAGVEGEQFLGGGMQNGRSIHTGATINVAKNFDWDDDGYPNAVPYYMSSNGYGVLRNTFAAGSYDFAAHTTTHAEQRFDAYYFVGDYAHALDSYTKLTGRPMMPPVYALEYGDADCYNRSSPTYSGSRDPAKLKTPQALEIAKDFVENDMPAGWMLVNDGYGCEYQDLPQTVDAIAAETGLKTGLWTQRSLTEQESEVGDAGIRLRKLDVAWVGSGYRLALTGCEAAHAGIEQYSDARGTSLMVEGWAGSQRCGMQWTGDHSGNLDAVRWQVSALTGAGNSGLPFTTGDVDGIFGGSAESYVRDLQWKAFAPALYSMSGWASTDKRPWLYGDEATAINRSYLQLRQQLMPYIYSLAAESHRSGLPMMRSVALEYPHDPGAYSVEANNEFLLGGDYLVAPVFTKTTVRNGIYLPAGDQWVDYWTGRVHEGGQVLNGHPAPLDRLPIFVRAGAVVPQGVVARNASLVPEDSPITLSVYPQGDSGFALYEDDKVTRAYADGDSSTQAFSVDAPKAGKKGTVRIEIGERDGDYAGMAEARPYRVEAHTGSAPKQVKLGNRALPRVDDVVALDAAPGWTYLADRAGGVVVISTGAVDADDSVRLTLTDTSGVGGQDAEVAAASVAVDLAERVFQGEQTTVTATFANTGGKAKDAVVLTPVAPEGWTLVSSNGGEPGTVKQGGTAKAEFVFEITDAAAADLQTVAVEASYTSKGTANTVSGANQLYVAYGSLAGAYNADSVTELSTAKAGDFDGGGASFSAEALARAGVTPGSTVTVGTGDAAIGYTWPAPDGAADSVSPAGQTVALSGQGTHLAVLASAATGGGVSPELELHYTDGTVAKQGVYFPNWLLQASGLGGSSVAITSLGRNSATNPAVYEYPTGKYQVYSNLVRLNPAKELEYVVLPTESRMRIFDWKVVDQPMPATPSGTAWASDVPWQSATNGWGVIGKDVANKDAADSPDVPLAVNYTDPATGEQPTYAKGLGVHAASKITYYVGGACSAFTSAVGLEAGFAGNVIFQVDVDGVNRYQSRTFTPGFAPEQVEVDLTGVQYVDLIVQAPGSINGAHGVWGDARFTCE